The proteins below are encoded in one region of Clostridium pasteurianum DSM 525 = ATCC 6013:
- a CDS encoding zinc ribbon domain-containing protein — protein sequence MFFIGIFGMGTKNKDIRIINNMICKSCGRMTSYKFIKTYNYFEIFFIPIFKWSERYYLISKCCGSLFELSKEEGEQLAKGDDSILDKLNITIVEDNSRCGKLMCHNCGKEVDESFEFCPYCGTRLKN from the coding sequence ATGTTTTTCATAGGTATATTTGGGATGGGAACTAAGAATAAGGATATAAGGATTATAAATAATATGATTTGTAAATCCTGTGGAAGAATGACTTCTTATAAATTTATAAAAACCTATAACTACTTTGAAATATTTTTTATTCCAATTTTCAAATGGTCAGAAAGATACTATTTGATTTCAAAATGTTGTGGAAGTCTATTTGAACTGTCAAAAGAAGAAGGGGAGCAATTGGCTAAAGGGGACGACTCTATTTTAGATAAGTTAAATATAACTATAGTAGAAGATAATTCACGGTGTGGAAAACTTATGTGTCATAACTGTGGAAAAGAAGTAGACGAAAGTTTTGAATTTTGTCCCTATTGTGGTACAAGGTTAAAAAATTGA
- a CDS encoding winged helix-turn-helix transcriptional regulator: protein MSKLKSITANCPIDLTINILSGKWKIAILWNLSKGAVRFNELKRMLPGITHKILTMQLRELERDKMIYRKVYNEIPPKVEYGLTEVGKSIRPVLKSMCDWGKEYKNLI from the coding sequence ATGTCAAAGTTAAAAAGTATAACAGCAAATTGTCCTATTGACTTGACCATAAATATTTTAAGTGGAAAATGGAAAATAGCAATTTTATGGAATTTGTCAAAGGGAGCTGTAAGATTTAATGAACTTAAGAGGATGTTACCAGGAATTACCCATAAAATATTAACTATGCAATTGAGAGAATTAGAAAGAGATAAAATGATTTATAGAAAAGTATATAATGAGATTCCGCCTAAAGTTGAATATGGACTTACAGAGGTTGGGAAGAGTATAAGACCTGTTTTAAAATCCATGTGTGATTGGGGAAAGGAATATAAAAACCTAATTTGA
- the tsaE gene encoding tRNA (adenosine(37)-N6)-threonylcarbamoyltransferase complex ATPase subunit type 1 TsaE yields MEFIVNNENMTMKLGEKLGSVLNPGDIVCLDGDLGTGKTHFTKGVAKGLLIEDYITSPTFNIVNEYNGRLKLYHFDVYRVNDPDEIYAIGFDEYIFSNAVSIIEWSTYIEELIPKEHISVVIEKLPEKGDNYRKIVLNYYGDRYNYVKGIKL; encoded by the coding sequence ATGGAATTTATAGTCAATAATGAAAATATGACCATGAAGCTTGGAGAAAAATTAGGTTCTGTTCTAAATCCCGGAGATATAGTATGTCTAGATGGAGACCTTGGTACTGGTAAAACTCATTTCACTAAAGGAGTTGCTAAAGGCCTTTTAATAGAGGATTATATAACAAGTCCTACATTTAATATAGTTAACGAATATAATGGAAGGTTGAAATTATATCATTTTGATGTATATAGAGTTAATGATCCGGATGAAATATATGCTATAGGTTTTGATGAATATATTTTCAGCAATGCTGTAAGTATAATAGAATGGTCCACATATATTGAAGAACTTATTCCTAAGGAACATATTTCTGTTGTCATAGAAAAACTTCCTGAAAAAGGAGATAATTATAGAAAAATAGTACTAAATTATTATGGAGATAGATACAATTATGTAAAGGGGATTAAACTATGA
- a CDS encoding DUF2000 domain-containing protein, translated as MDEQSTKCVIIIDEKLPLGIIANTSAILGITLGKHISNLVGKDVYDATDKNHLGIIKIPVPILKGSREILRNLRKKLYTSDFEDMIVVDFSDIAQSCNIYNEYVQKVSTISEEEHNYFGIAICGNKKKVNSLTGSMPLLR; from the coding sequence ATGGATGAACAAAGCACCAAATGTGTAATTATAATAGATGAAAAGTTACCATTAGGAATTATTGCAAATACATCTGCTATTTTGGGTATTACATTAGGAAAGCATATTTCCAATTTAGTAGGGAAGGATGTGTATGACGCTACAGACAAAAATCATTTGGGTATTATTAAAATACCTGTTCCAATTTTAAAAGGAAGTAGAGAAATACTTAGGAATTTAAGAAAAAAATTATATACTTCTGATTTTGAAGATATGATCGTAGTAGACTTTTCAGATATAGCACAAAGTTGTAATATTTATAATGAATATGTCCAGAAGGTATCAACAATATCAGAAGAGGAACATAATTATTTTGGAATTGCTATTTGTGGCAATAAGAAAAAAGTTAATAGTCTAACGGGTAGCATGCCTTTATTAAGATAG
- a CDS encoding ECF transporter S component codes for MRNSKLNVMTKTAVLSVIGFLIMFIEVPIPIFPAFLKLDLSDLPALVGAFALGPVPGIIIELLKNILHAIFKGNTAFIGEFANFLVGAVFVGIAGVIYKRKKTRGNAIAALSIGTVVMSIAASILNYFVILPLYETVLHFPIESVVDMGKALNPSIKDLNTFIVFSILPFNLIKGVVVSVVTMAVYKAVSPLIHKEAEKIEAAQNKA; via the coding sequence ATGAGAAATTCAAAATTAAATGTTATGACTAAAACAGCAGTACTAAGTGTCATTGGCTTTTTAATTATGTTTATTGAAGTGCCTATACCAATATTTCCAGCGTTCTTAAAATTGGATTTAAGTGACTTGCCTGCACTTGTAGGGGCTTTTGCATTAGGACCTGTTCCAGGAATTATAATTGAGTTATTAAAAAATATATTACATGCTATATTCAAAGGAAATACTGCTTTTATAGGAGAGTTTGCAAACTTTTTAGTAGGTGCTGTATTTGTAGGGATAGCGGGAGTAATATATAAAAGAAAGAAAACTAGAGGCAATGCTATAGCAGCATTATCAATAGGTACGGTAGTAATGTCCATTGCTGCCAGCATTCTTAATTATTTTGTAATACTTCCACTTTATGAGACTGTACTACATTTCCCAATTGAGTCTGTAGTAGATATGGGAAAAGCATTGAATCCAAGTATAAAGGATTTAAATACATTTATAGTATTTTCTATTCTTCCCTTTAATTTAATAAAGGGTGTGGTTGTTTCAGTAGTTACAATGGCAGTTTATAAAGCTGTATCGCCATTGATTCATAAGGAAGCTGAAAAAATTGAAGCAGCACAAAATAAGGCCTAA
- a CDS encoding helix-turn-helix domain-containing protein yields the protein MIKCNLRKICFEKDIRTISELQRITGVSRPTLYKMFDNKDLLTVKLESFNIVLNKLHIKKLSDLIEYIDENTEYK from the coding sequence ATGATAAAATGTAATTTGAGAAAAATTTGTTTTGAAAAGGATATTAGAACTATATCAGAATTGCAAAGAATCACTGGTGTATCGAGACCAACTTTGTATAAAATGTTTGATAATAAAGATTTGTTGACAGTAAAACTAGAAAGCTTTAATATTGTTTTAAATAAATTACATATCAAAAAATTATCTGATTTAATTGAATATATTGATGAAAATACTGAATATAAATAA
- a CDS encoding AraC family ligand binding domain-containing protein, with the protein MKKEVRTVRFDIDLNIEAYTFKGVMQKFPNHFHEYYVIGFIENGKRYLSCKNKEYTIETGDLILFNPNDNHTCQQIDGRSLDYRCINIQPEIMSEIVYEITGKKYLPYFNQQVIFQSDLISSLSELHLMIMKEEQDFKKEQVLFFLIRQLIEEYTELALSIEISEPSVEIKTICEFLEENYTKNITLDNLSDLTGLSKYYLLRSFTKQKGISLYSYLETVRINKAKKLLEKCIPPIEVALQTGFNDQSHFSNFFKKFIGLTPKQYMNIFKESNK; encoded by the coding sequence ATGAAAAAGGAAGTTAGAACCGTTCGATTTGATATAGATTTAAATATAGAAGCTTACACTTTTAAAGGTGTTATGCAAAAATTTCCAAACCACTTTCATGAATATTATGTAATTGGTTTTATTGAAAATGGGAAACGATATTTATCATGTAAAAACAAGGAATATACAATTGAAACAGGGGATTTGATATTATTTAATCCTAATGACAATCACACTTGTCAGCAAATTGATGGTAGGAGCTTGGATTATAGATGTATTAATATTCAACCAGAAATTATGAGCGAAATAGTTTATGAAATAACAGGTAAAAAATATTTGCCTTATTTTAATCAGCAAGTAATTTTTCAGAGTGACTTAATTTCCTCATTGAGTGAACTTCATCTCATGATAATGAAAGAGGAACAGGATTTTAAAAAGGAACAAGTACTATTTTTTTTAATAAGACAGTTAATTGAGGAATATACTGAACTAGCTCTATCTATTGAAATATCAGAACCCAGTGTAGAGATAAAAACAATTTGTGAATTTTTAGAAGAGAACTATACGAAAAATATTACTCTTGATAACTTAAGTGACTTAACAGGATTAAGCAAATATTATTTATTACGTTCCTTTACTAAACAAAAAGGAATTTCACTCTATAGTTATTTAGAAACTGTTCGTATTAATAAAGCTAAAAAGCTGTTAGAGAAATGTATACCTCCTATTGAGGTGGCTTTACAAACAGGTTTTAACGATCAAAGTCACTTTTCAAATTTTTTTAAGAAATTTATTGGACTGACACCAAAACAATATATGAATATTTTTAAGGAAAGTAATAAGTAG
- a CDS encoding HD-GYP domain-containing protein produces the protein MKISLDKTIRAMAIALDLAEISSVKNSTIIEDISNINFSKHNYLNHSKRTAYISLKLGAQLNLPEIFMKELYISSLLHDIGASNFLKESHMTNTFILDHCKNGSNIIANFPVFSNISPVILYHHENFDGSGAMGLKGDEIPLASQIIRLSDLVELLYNEDEPSYKQRNKITSWIELNSNSIFSENLVNTFLSIAEKDIFWFDIENISFMDFILDNISPKLDIYLDLYEFEKIAYILASIIDNKSSFTAKHSRGIANLAWMVSNHMKYPKEKCLEMKIAGLLHDIGKLAIPNSILDKPGELTKNEFSIIKSHVYYTKIILDRIEDISNISDWASNHHEKLNSTGYPRKLDNFTLCEEAKILCVCDIYQALIEDRPYRKGLDRPMAFSIMDGMIGEGLICKDSVKQLRDTLEQYDFNTTYEK, from the coding sequence ATGAAGATAAGTTTAGATAAAACTATAAGAGCAATGGCCATAGCATTGGATTTAGCTGAAATAAGTTCCGTGAAAAACTCAACAATAATAGAAGATATATCAAATATAAATTTTTCAAAACACAATTACCTAAACCATTCCAAAAGAACTGCATATATTTCATTAAAATTAGGAGCACAATTAAACCTGCCTGAAATTTTTATGAAAGAGTTATATATATCAAGCCTATTACATGATATTGGTGCATCAAATTTTTTAAAGGAAAGTCATATGACTAATACATTTATATTAGACCACTGCAAAAATGGTTCTAATATAATAGCTAATTTTCCCGTATTTAGCAATATAAGTCCTGTTATATTATATCATCATGAAAATTTTGACGGTAGTGGAGCCATGGGATTAAAAGGAGATGAAATTCCACTGGCCAGTCAAATTATAAGGCTTTCTGATCTAGTTGAATTACTTTATAATGAGGACGAGCCTTCTTATAAACAAAGAAATAAAATTACTTCTTGGATTGAACTAAATTCTAATTCCATTTTTTCTGAAAATTTAGTCAATACCTTTCTATCAATTGCTGAAAAGGATATTTTTTGGTTTGATATAGAAAATATATCCTTTATGGATTTCATTTTAGATAATATATCTCCAAAGCTGGATATATATCTTGATTTGTATGAATTTGAAAAAATAGCCTATATCTTAGCCAGTATAATTGATAACAAAAGTTCTTTTACTGCTAAACACTCAAGAGGTATAGCAAATCTAGCCTGGATGGTATCAAATCACATGAAGTATCCAAAAGAAAAGTGCTTGGAGATGAAAATAGCTGGTCTTTTACATGATATTGGTAAACTTGCTATTCCAAATAGTATATTAGATAAGCCTGGTGAACTTACAAAAAATGAGTTCTCAATTATTAAATCTCATGTATACTATACTAAGATAATTTTGGATAGAATTGAAGACATCAGCAATATTAGCGACTGGGCATCTAATCATCATGAAAAATTAAATTCTACTGGTTATCCAAGAAAATTAGATAATTTTACCCTTTGTGAAGAGGCAAAAATACTTTGTGTTTGTGATATATATCAGGCATTAATAGAGGACAGGCCCTATAGAAAAGGCTTAGACAGACCTATGGCTTTTTCAATAATGGATGGAATGATAGGAGAAGGTTTGATATGCAAAGATTCAGTAAAACAATTAAGAGATACTTTGGAACAATACGATTTTAATACTACATATGAAAAATAA
- the rimI gene encoding ribosomal protein S18-alanine N-acetyltransferase has translation MNDLVVCPFEEKYIDSILSIEELSFKDPWSKDAMERELNNNFARYVVVKQQNKVIGYGGMWIILDEGHITNIAVDPKYRCIGVGKLILKSLIDICKGENVTSLTLEVRVSNIIAQNLYSKFGFISEGIRKNYYADNNEDALIMWKRNIK, from the coding sequence ATGAATGATTTAGTAGTTTGTCCTTTCGAAGAAAAATATATAGATTCGATTTTATCTATAGAAGAACTAAGTTTTAAAGATCCTTGGAGCAAAGATGCCATGGAAAGAGAACTTAACAATAATTTTGCAAGATACGTAGTTGTAAAACAACAGAATAAAGTTATCGGATATGGTGGTATGTGGATAATTCTAGATGAAGGGCATATTACAAATATCGCAGTTGATCCTAAATACAGATGCATAGGAGTAGGAAAACTTATATTAAAATCTCTTATAGATATTTGTAAAGGAGAAAATGTTACTTCTCTTACTCTAGAAGTAAGAGTATCTAATATAATTGCTCAAAATCTTTATAGTAAATTTGGTTTTATTTCAGAAGGAATACGAAAAAATTATTATGCTGATAATAATGAAGATGCTCTTATAATGTGGAAAAGAAATATAAAATAA
- a CDS encoding Tex family protein, giving the protein MTNINEKLAEEFKLNVKQIDSFVEMLDEGATVPFIARYRKERTGGLDDTVLRNLNDRLTYLRNLEDRKETVIKAISDQDKLTDELKEKIMNSNTLTEVEDLYRPYKQKKRTRATIAVEKGLKPLAESIFNGEFQDNIDEYAKGFVEEEKGVNNIQEALAGAEDIISEIISDEAEYRKWIRNLVKKEGIIETSGSSEEPTPYEMYYDYKEAVDKIPPHRILAINRGEKEKVLSVKITCDEDKIIKYLNDRCLKGNEKTDKYIENSVKDSLKRLIYPSIEREIRSELFEIGEDGAIEIFKSNLKSLLMQSPIKGKAVLGYDPGFRTGCKIAVLDETGKLLDTATIYATAPQNDVEGSIKILKQLVYKYNVGMISLGNGTASRESEEIVASLIKEVKDEKNMDLYYVIVSEAGASVYSASELASKEYPDINVSLRGAISIGRRLQDPLAELVKIDPKSIGVGQYQHDVTPKKMDESLTGVVEDCVNSVGVDLNIATPALLSYVSGVNSNIAKNIVNYREEKGKFKSRKELLKVKRLGPKAYEQCAGFLRVMESEEALDNTAVHPESYKAAKGLLDILDYTEKDIKEGNLLDIDNKVKFLGIEKLAEKLEIGVPTLSDIVKEIKKPGRDPREEMPKPVLKTGIIDISQLKPGMVLTGTVRNVADFGAFVDIGVHQDGLVHISQLSDKFVKHPLDVVKVGDIIEVTVLEIDEKRNRISLTMKK; this is encoded by the coding sequence ATGACAAATATAAATGAAAAATTAGCTGAAGAGTTTAAATTAAATGTAAAACAGATAGATAGTTTTGTTGAAATGCTGGATGAAGGAGCTACAGTTCCTTTTATAGCTAGATATAGAAAGGAAAGAACCGGTGGATTAGATGATACTGTATTGAGAAATCTCAATGATAGACTTACCTATCTTAGAAATCTTGAAGATAGAAAAGAAACGGTAATAAAAGCTATTTCAGATCAGGATAAATTAACAGATGAATTAAAAGAAAAAATTATGAACTCCAATACTTTAACAGAAGTAGAGGATTTATATAGACCTTATAAACAAAAGAAAAGAACTAGGGCAACTATAGCAGTTGAAAAGGGATTAAAGCCTTTAGCAGAGTCTATTTTTAATGGAGAATTTCAAGATAATATAGATGAGTATGCCAAAGGATTTGTTGAAGAAGAAAAAGGCGTAAATAACATACAAGAAGCTTTAGCTGGTGCAGAAGATATTATAAGTGAAATTATTTCTGATGAAGCAGAGTATAGAAAATGGATAAGGAATTTAGTGAAAAAAGAAGGAATTATTGAAACCAGTGGAAGTAGTGAAGAACCTACACCTTATGAAATGTATTACGATTATAAAGAGGCTGTAGATAAAATACCTCCTCATAGAATTCTTGCCATAAATAGAGGCGAAAAGGAAAAGGTTTTATCAGTTAAAATAACTTGTGATGAAGATAAAATAATAAAATATTTAAATGATAGATGTTTAAAGGGAAATGAAAAAACTGATAAATACATAGAAAATAGCGTAAAGGACTCTTTAAAAAGGCTTATATATCCTTCCATAGAAAGAGAAATAAGATCTGAATTATTCGAAATAGGAGAGGATGGTGCTATAGAAATATTTAAATCCAATTTGAAGTCATTGTTAATGCAATCTCCTATAAAAGGTAAAGCAGTTTTAGGATATGACCCTGGTTTTAGAACTGGATGTAAGATAGCAGTACTTGATGAAACCGGTAAACTTTTGGATACTGCAACTATTTATGCAACTGCACCTCAAAATGACGTGGAAGGATCTATAAAGATACTAAAGCAACTTGTGTATAAATATAATGTAGGAATGATTTCTCTTGGAAATGGAACAGCTAGCAGGGAGTCAGAGGAAATAGTAGCAAGTCTTATAAAAGAAGTTAAAGACGAAAAGAACATGGATTTATATTATGTAATAGTTTCAGAAGCTGGAGCATCTGTTTATTCAGCATCGGAGCTTGCAAGTAAGGAATATCCAGATATAAATGTATCTTTAAGAGGAGCTATATCCATTGGCAGAAGGCTTCAAGATCCTTTAGCAGAGCTTGTAAAGATAGATCCTAAATCTATAGGGGTAGGGCAATATCAGCATGATGTTACACCTAAAAAAATGGATGAATCTTTAACGGGAGTAGTGGAAGATTGCGTTAATAGTGTTGGAGTAGATCTTAATATAGCAACACCAGCGTTGCTTTCTTATGTATCTGGAGTTAATAGTAACATAGCTAAGAACATAGTGAATTATAGGGAAGAGAAAGGAAAGTTTAAAAGTAGAAAGGAACTTTTGAAAGTTAAAAGGCTAGGACCTAAAGCTTATGAGCAATGTGCAGGATTTTTAAGAGTTATGGAAAGTGAAGAAGCTCTTGATAATACTGCCGTACATCCTGAATCCTATAAGGCTGCAAAAGGGCTATTGGATATATTAGATTATACAGAAAAAGACATTAAAGAAGGAAACCTCTTAGATATAGATAATAAAGTTAAATTTTTAGGAATAGAAAAACTTGCTGAGAAATTAGAAATAGGAGTTCCGACTCTTTCAGATATAGTTAAAGAAATAAAGAAACCAGGCAGAGATCCAAGGGAAGAAATGCCAAAACCTGTACTGAAAACTGGTATAATTGATATTTCACAGCTTAAACCAGGTATGGTTCTTACAGGTACAGTTAGAAATGTAGCAGATTTTGGTGCTTTTGTGGATATTGGTGTTCATCAGGATGGACTTGTACACATAAGTCAGCTTTCTGATAAATTTGTAAAGCATCCACTAGATGTAGTAAAGGTTGGAGATATTATAGAGGTTACAGTTCTAGAAATTGATGAAAAGAGAAATAGAATATCACTTACAATGAAGAAATAA
- a CDS encoding tyrosine-type recombinase/integrase — protein MPKVKFKSNFSKITDGLVPLDDMEHIKNNNITIQQFFKLHNNFIDDKKLEGLAPRTISDHIKLFGFFKKYIIDVKKFQIEQVYLNIDIFKNYLYYMCIDKDYKPCTVNIRISSLKCYLNWLFNKKYIQENYGLILRKVKRPEDTIRPLSDTNVRKMLNAPNRNTYAGFRDFTIMVIILDCGIRIQELCNTIIPDVDLRNKILTVRGEVSKTRRVRALPLSKQSVMLLKQLIEIATENKCTYVFMSTNSTDKIDHEVIIRAFEKYGKKMGINVRCTPHVFRHTFATNAVKSGMDVFTLQRIMGHNQISTTRQYIQLETTDLIKKHEKMDSVSRYLRGK, from the coding sequence ATGCCTAAAGTAAAATTCAAATCAAATTTTTCAAAAATTACTGACGGTCTTGTACCACTTGATGATATGGAACATATAAAAAATAATAATATAACAATTCAACAATTCTTTAAATTACACAATAATTTCATTGATGATAAAAAGCTTGAAGGATTAGCACCAAGGACAATCTCTGACCATATAAAATTATTTGGATTTTTCAAAAAGTATATTATTGATGTAAAAAAGTTCCAAATAGAACAAGTATATCTTAATATCGATATTTTTAAGAATTATTTGTATTATATGTGCATCGATAAAGATTATAAACCTTGTACTGTTAATATAAGGATATCGTCACTTAAATGTTATTTAAATTGGTTATTTAATAAGAAGTATATTCAAGAAAATTATGGATTAATTTTAAGGAAAGTTAAAAGACCAGAAGATACCATAAGACCTTTAAGTGATACAAATGTAAGAAAAATGCTCAATGCTCCTAATAGAAATACTTATGCTGGATTTAGAGATTTTACAATTATGGTAATTATTTTAGATTGTGGAATTAGAATTCAAGAATTATGTAATACAATAATCCCTGATGTTGATTTAAGAAATAAGATATTAACAGTAAGGGGAGAAGTAAGTAAAACAAGAAGAGTAAGAGCGTTACCATTGTCAAAACAATCTGTAATGTTATTAAAACAGCTTATTGAGATAGCAACAGAGAATAAATGTACTTATGTTTTTATGTCTACAAATTCAACAGATAAAATAGATCATGAAGTTATTATAAGAGCCTTTGAGAAATATGGCAAGAAAATGGGAATAAATGTAAGATGTACACCACATGTATTCAGGCATACATTTGCCACAAATGCGGTTAAATCTGGAATGGATGTATTTACCTTGCAGCGTATAATGGGGCATAACCAAATTTCCACAACAAGGCAGTATATACAACTTGAAACTACTGACCTGATAAAAAAACATGAAAAAATGGATTCTGTGAGCAGATATTTGAGGGGGAAGTAG
- the tsaB gene encoding tRNA (adenosine(37)-N6)-threonylcarbamoyltransferase complex dimerization subunit type 1 TsaB translates to MKILSIDSATEAASCAVIEDEKLLGEITFNYKKQHSVILMTIIDNLLKNTNTDINTLDGFVVSKGPGSFTGLRIGMSTIKGLSQGSDKPFISISSLDALAYNMAYTPGIICPILNALRGNVYTSLYEFKRDALVKLTEYHIMSIEELLALIEKQNKPVTFIGDGINLFKEQISNSLPQTFFAPAHLNLVRASALGELGIKKLREGKSDDLYNSAPIYIRKSQAEREYEKRTGKSIDE, encoded by the coding sequence ATGAAAATTTTAAGTATAGATTCAGCTACCGAAGCTGCAAGCTGTGCAGTTATAGAAGATGAAAAACTTCTTGGTGAAATTACTTTTAATTATAAAAAACAACATTCTGTTATCTTAATGACTATAATTGATAACTTGCTAAAAAATACAAATACAGATATAAACACACTGGATGGATTTGTAGTTTCAAAAGGACCAGGATCTTTCACAGGCCTTAGAATTGGTATGTCTACAATTAAAGGACTTAGCCAAGGTTCAGATAAACCCTTTATAAGCATTTCCAGTCTGGATGCCCTAGCCTATAATATGGCCTACACCCCTGGCATTATATGTCCTATACTTAATGCTTTAAGAGGCAATGTTTATACTTCTTTATATGAATTTAAAAGAGATGCTTTAGTAAAATTAACAGAATACCACATTATGTCCATAGAAGAACTTTTAGCTTTAATTGAAAAACAAAATAAACCTGTTACCTTTATTGGTGATGGAATAAACTTATTTAAGGAACAAATATCGAATTCACTTCCACAAACTTTTTTTGCACCAGCTCATTTAAATCTAGTTAGAGCATCTGCTTTAGGAGAGTTGGGAATAAAAAAATTGCGTGAAGGCAAAAGTGATGATTTATACAATTCAGCACCTATATATATAAGAAAATCTCAAGCCGAAAGAGAGTATGAAAAAAGGACTGGTAAAAGTATAGATGAATGA
- a CDS encoding metal ABC transporter substrate-binding protein, whose amino-acid sequence MKKIMCLFLLFTIIIFQNSCNKNTNINSNTENTKKVIKNLDVMVSNKYLYNIVRDIAGDKNNLEFMLKNENEKFTYTEDSISNVGKQDLFIYIGAGFEEWAEDFLNNVDKSKVSVINSSRGISFLTYGNKNAKNYGQRNPYYMMDINNYKTMLLNIKNAIEEKDPKNRSTYEANFRNCITKVDEYRDSMKDISNKMKDYTIITDTDRFDYLLSSQNFNNIKFYRNDQGYISSEDNQRISIEKDKGKKLCFIYDDDKDLQQNKDIIDRYAIQPIKVTVYNADMDYVDMLKSNIESFKSVIK is encoded by the coding sequence TTGAAAAAAATAATGTGTTTATTTCTTTTATTTACAATAATTATATTTCAGAATAGTTGTAATAAGAACACAAATATTAATTCAAATACTGAAAATACAAAGAAAGTTATAAAAAATTTAGATGTTATGGTAAGTAATAAATACCTATATAACATAGTAAGAGATATTGCAGGTGATAAAAATAATTTAGAATTTATGTTAAAAAATGAAAATGAAAAATTTACATATACAGAAGATAGTATTTCAAATGTAGGTAAACAGGATTTATTTATATATATAGGTGCTGGATTTGAAGAATGGGCAGAGGATTTTTTAAATAATGTGGATAAAAGTAAAGTATCAGTAATAAATTCTTCTAGAGGTATTAGTTTTTTGACCTACGGTAACAAAAATGCCAAAAATTATGGACAGAGAAATCCATATTATATGATGGACATTAATAACTATAAAACAATGCTTCTAAATATAAAAAATGCCATAGAAGAAAAGGATCCCAAAAACAGAAGTACCTATGAAGCTAATTTTAGAAATTGTATCACAAAGGTAGATGAATATAGAGATTCTATGAAAGATATAAGCAATAAAATGAAAGATTATACTATAATTACTGATACGGATAGATTTGATTATCTTTTAAGTAGTCAAAATTTCAATAATATAAAATTTTATAGAAATGATCAAGGATATATTTCCTCTGAAGATAATCAGAGAATATCTATAGAAAAGGACAAAGGAAAAAAATTATGTTTTATATATGATGATGATAAAGATCTGCAGCAAAATAAAGATATAATAGACAGATATGCTATACAACCAATAAAGGTCACAGTTTATAATGCTGATATGGATTATGTAGATATGTTAAAAAGCAATATAGAAAGCTTTAAAAGTGTTATAAAATAA